The Marinilongibacter aquaticus genome has a window encoding:
- a CDS encoding glycosyltransferase family 39 protein, with protein MNWLRRLDHRIILGFLLLVGFALRFHGIDKFGIAGDEKFSLFVSQFVTLEGNNQRDSVRKPDSPYFTAKEFWSEKDIDDFYDAIARIDTGNGAFFKYLLHWWTKIFGLSDLSLRFISLLFGVGLIFLTYRFTSVHFEDLQLALIVASLVTFSPLLISFSQVARNYSMLFFFALLSTHYFLSLLKALAKAQSWWLYALAYALTAAVCVLNHISSFTLFFFHFCFLLIYYRNLKSLLAFSLTMVLPVLAAAAWLLSPGGRYMFEYVGHSVDTYNQMAENNPYEFLSTATPSHILLQLRHVLANMFINIDGFYTMVDGKKLGIAALFAFVLAGFIYNGKLKTKFKHVLAVLLFSGITLLGFQNGPAVGIFTLNLGFLLLGSYLYITKQGFFASQNFTLIGIISTLPLLFLILFSLKDGNTFRIHTRYAAYAYVFCLLYVAIVYRYILGLNRSWTIWLKLAIAGQALLILVLIAQIYQDTQPRYFSEYTEPRTANPYNSLAEKIVEMAAPSDTVVYPSLTTYDHGQAMASVVDAQLTNFYLPKDNELWQRIDKNEPNKVYLYHADGRKTLLFDFMGEKYRFP; from the coding sequence ATGAACTGGCTTCGGCGATTGGACCATCGCATAATTCTTGGCTTTCTTCTTCTTGTGGGTTTTGCACTTCGCTTCCATGGCATTGATAAATTTGGAATTGCCGGCGACGAGAAATTCAGCCTTTTTGTAAGCCAGTTTGTCACATTGGAAGGCAACAACCAAAGAGATTCTGTTCGCAAACCCGATTCGCCCTATTTTACCGCAAAAGAGTTTTGGTCGGAAAAAGACATCGACGATTTTTACGATGCCATTGCCCGAATCGATACCGGAAATGGGGCTTTTTTCAAATACCTACTGCATTGGTGGACCAAAATATTTGGCCTGAGCGACCTGTCTTTACGTTTCATTTCTTTGCTCTTTGGAGTAGGCTTAATATTCCTGACATATCGTTTTACGAGCGTGCATTTCGAAGATTTGCAATTGGCCCTTATTGTGGCCTCTCTGGTGACTTTTTCACCACTTTTGATAAGCTTTTCGCAAGTTGCACGGAACTATTCCATGCTCTTCTTTTTTGCTCTACTCAGTACGCATTATTTCTTATCTCTGCTCAAAGCCCTCGCCAAAGCACAATCGTGGTGGCTTTATGCTTTGGCCTATGCCCTCACTGCGGCTGTATGTGTGCTGAACCACATTTCGAGCTTTACACTTTTCTTTTTTCATTTCTGTTTTTTGCTCATTTATTACCGAAATCTAAAAAGCTTGCTCGCTTTTTCCTTGACGATGGTGCTGCCTGTATTGGCCGCTGCGGCGTGGCTGCTTTCGCCGGGCGGTCGCTATATGTTCGAATATGTTGGGCACTCGGTAGACACCTACAACCAAATGGCCGAAAACAATCCGTATGAATTTTTGTCGACAGCCACACCTTCGCACATACTGCTGCAATTACGCCATGTGCTTGCCAATATGTTCATCAACATTGACGGCTTTTACACGATGGTCGATGGCAAAAAACTGGGAATAGCTGCACTTTTCGCCTTTGTATTGGCTGGGTTTATCTACAATGGAAAGCTAAAAACGAAATTCAAACATGTGCTTGCGGTTTTGCTCTTTTCCGGAATCACACTTTTGGGCTTTCAGAATGGCCCCGCCGTGGGCATATTCACGCTCAACCTCGGTTTCCTTTTGTTGGGCAGCTATTTATACATTACGAAACAGGGATTTTTTGCCAGCCAAAACTTTACTTTGATCGGCATAATCAGTACCCTTCCTTTGCTTTTTTTGATTCTCTTTTCTCTAAAGGATGGCAACACCTTCCGTATTCATACACGTTATGCAGCCTATGCCTATGTATTCTGCCTGCTTTATGTGGCCATCGTTTATCGCTATATCCTGGGACTGAATCGTTCGTGGACCATCTGGTTGAAGTTGGCCATTGCCGGACAGGCATTGCTCATCTTGGTTCTTATTGCTCAAATTTATCAAGATACCCAACCAAGGTACTTCTCGGAATATACCGAGCCCCGAACCGCAAATCCCTACAACAGTTTGGCCGAAAAGATTGTAGAAATGGCTGCCCCTTCGGATACTGTTGTGTATCCATCGCTTACTACATACGATCACGGACAAGCCATGGCCAGTGTGGTCGACGCACAATTGACGAATTTTTATCTGCCAAAAGACAATGAGCTTTGGCAAAGAATCGACAAAAACGAACCGAATAAAGTATACTTGTACCACGCCGACGGCAGAAAAACACTTCTGTTCGATTTTATGGGTGAAAAGTACAGATTTCCATGA
- a CDS encoding OmpA family protein yields MKLRIFLIWLLGTSFLKSYAQTVLWANNVLEVSSEHTDESYSPQHRSIQILGKPSVYPQMGESPCAWQPSGSDFGEDYIKVSFEKALSVAQIAVVENLNPGGIVRIFGYDKNQKEYLLYQSNGDRVKLENRFWRIRIEEKLPEPIQAIKLLINHRMSPGKKEIDAIAISDSEDFIQSKINLAEDIPEGLVKQNLGATVNSAYGEVAPIITADGKSLFFTRLRHPENTMPPSTKKDKDKGQNKEIKQDIWLSRLQADNSWGRPENLGPPVNTPKDNAAATASADGNSLYVLNVYKPNGDLQIGLSKTYFSRGKWTPPREVKIANFQAESELNPNTGRAEIKTEYCISHNENILLMGLKRSQTFGGKDLYVSFRQADGSFSVPKNLGNVVNTADNEGSPFLSVDNKTLYFNSQGRPGYGNADIFMTRRLDDTWTNWSEPVNLGPKINSDKWDGYFTIPASADYAYLSSQDGAIGGEDIFKIELFPSIKPDVMLVLNGQVVNQLNQEPLDLSFEISSFDDNGKKQVQEVQPEMPEGQYQIILLSGKVYQIHAKHKGYIEFLADLDLSKPEKESQVKKDIELMPIEVGNKMVLNNLFFDQGDAEVKPESFSELARIISLMHDYPQMRVLLEGYTDNQGDYDLNVKLAEARVNSVKAYLQKVGEIAAQRIETKSWGPEKPISSNDTPESREKNRRVEFTILKM; encoded by the coding sequence ATGAAATTACGCATTTTCCTGATATGGCTACTCGGCACGAGCTTTTTGAAAAGCTACGCTCAGACTGTATTGTGGGCGAACAATGTATTGGAGGTATCGTCTGAACACACCGACGAAAGTTACAGTCCGCAGCACCGCAGCATTCAAATTTTGGGCAAACCCAGCGTTTATCCGCAAATGGGCGAATCGCCCTGTGCCTGGCAACCCAGCGGTTCTGATTTTGGAGAAGACTATATCAAGGTATCTTTCGAAAAGGCCCTTTCGGTGGCCCAAATTGCGGTTGTCGAAAACCTAAACCCTGGAGGTATCGTACGCATTTTCGGATACGACAAAAACCAAAAGGAGTATCTGCTGTATCAAAGCAATGGCGACAGGGTAAAACTGGAAAACCGCTTTTGGCGAATTCGGATTGAAGAAAAATTACCCGAGCCCATTCAGGCTATAAAACTCTTGATCAATCACCGCATGTCGCCGGGGAAAAAGGAAATTGATGCCATAGCCATTTCCGATTCAGAGGATTTTATCCAATCCAAAATCAATTTGGCTGAAGACATTCCCGAAGGTTTAGTCAAACAAAACTTGGGAGCTACGGTCAATTCGGCTTATGGCGAGGTCGCTCCGATCATTACAGCCGATGGGAAATCACTCTTTTTCACCCGCTTGCGGCATCCCGAAAACACCATGCCGCCAAGTACAAAAAAAGATAAGGACAAGGGGCAAAACAAAGAAATCAAACAAGACATTTGGCTTTCTCGGCTGCAAGCGGACAACTCTTGGGGCAGGCCCGAAAATCTGGGTCCGCCCGTGAATACGCCAAAAGACAATGCCGCCGCAACGGCCTCGGCCGACGGAAACAGCCTGTATGTTTTGAACGTCTATAAACCAAACGGCGACTTGCAAATCGGGCTTTCTAAAACCTATTTTTCGCGAGGGAAATGGACACCGCCACGTGAAGTGAAAATCGCTAATTTTCAGGCGGAATCTGAGCTTAACCCAAACACGGGGCGAGCGGAAATCAAAACAGAATATTGCATAAGCCACAATGAAAACATTCTCTTGATGGGCCTCAAGCGTTCGCAAACTTTTGGAGGAAAAGACCTTTACGTGTCCTTTCGACAGGCAGACGGGTCGTTTTCGGTACCTAAGAATTTGGGCAATGTGGTGAACACCGCCGACAACGAAGGCTCGCCTTTTTTATCCGTCGATAACAAAACCCTTTATTTTAATTCGCAAGGGCGGCCCGGATACGGCAATGCCGACATTTTTATGACCCGCCGCCTCGATGACACGTGGACGAACTGGTCGGAACCGGTGAACCTTGGCCCGAAAATCAACTCCGACAAATGGGATGGCTATTTCACCATTCCCGCATCGGCAGATTACGCCTACCTGAGTTCACAAGATGGGGCAATCGGCGGCGAGGATATTTTCAAAATCGAGCTTTTCCCATCGATTAAACCCGATGTGATGTTGGTTTTGAACGGACAAGTAGTGAACCAACTCAATCAGGAACCTTTAGACCTTTCTTTTGAAATAAGTTCATTCGATGACAATGGAAAAAAACAAGTGCAGGAAGTGCAGCCCGAAATGCCCGAAGGCCAATATCAAATCATTCTTTTGTCGGGAAAAGTGTACCAGATTCATGCCAAGCACAAAGGCTATATCGAATTCTTGGCCGATCTTGATTTGAGCAAACCTGAGAAAGAATCGCAGGTGAAAAAAGACATTGAACTGATGCCCATTGAAGTGGGCAACAAAATGGTTTTGAACAATCTGTTTTTCGATCAAGGCGATGCCGAAGTCAAGCCCGAATCTTTTTCCGAATTGGCCCGAATCATTTCTCTGATGCACGATTATCCCCAAATGCGTGTGCTATTGGAAGGTTATACGGACAATCAGGGCGATTACGACTTGAATGTCAAACTAGCCGAAGCCCGTGTGAATTCTGTCAAAGCCTATCTGCAAAAAGTTGGAGAAATTGCAGCCCAACGTATCGAAACAAAATCTTGGGGACCAGAAAAACCCATTTCGAGCAACGATACGCCAGAATCGCGAGAGAAAAACCGACGCGTGGAGTTTACCATTCTTAAAATGTAA
- a CDS encoding DUF922 domain-containing protein translates to METFIARKYTFCVLAVFFLLACLPIRAQVNLRLPSEKYAFRNEGFFVEKVEDMRPSRYFLGKVFLRNGEHTDLLLQGGTEEAFLQDLNKNLNQDKNGTALTIKIKALNFSEQKNSKGLVDGQAKMEVAFFGELDGKEILVCTARSGSQYNRSLGTAHATAYEPILHKMWETCLNYGRQYIAQNANLLEVFNTGSVVYIAPLSQVNSGDTVHYASRKVRWTDFQASPRYTSKFAAAIFPSIGLNTSFTVKDKKIVANIQPLVYMIPSQSWAKPGSKNPEALDHEQIHFDIAYVVMQRLIGRVKKLEAHNVDDLNSQIQYEYLQAFTEMNRLQKQYDAESNHNLNKGGQAVWKRKVADWLREYDRLIP, encoded by the coding sequence ATGGAAACCTTTATCGCTCGAAAATACACTTTTTGTGTTCTTGCTGTTTTTTTTCTGCTGGCCTGTTTGCCCATTCGGGCTCAGGTCAATCTTCGTTTGCCTTCCGAAAAATATGCTTTCCGAAATGAAGGTTTTTTTGTGGAGAAGGTTGAAGACATGCGGCCTTCGCGTTATTTTCTGGGCAAGGTCTTTTTGCGGAATGGAGAACACACCGATCTCTTGCTGCAAGGGGGAACCGAAGAGGCCTTTTTGCAAGACCTGAATAAAAACCTGAACCAAGATAAAAACGGTACGGCATTGACCATAAAGATCAAAGCCCTCAATTTCAGCGAGCAAAAGAACAGCAAAGGTTTGGTCGATGGACAGGCGAAAATGGAAGTGGCGTTTTTTGGTGAGCTCGACGGTAAGGAAATTTTGGTTTGCACGGCGAGGTCGGGTTCGCAATACAACCGCTCTTTGGGCACGGCCCATGCCACGGCCTATGAGCCCATCTTGCATAAAATGTGGGAGACTTGCCTAAATTATGGTCGGCAATACATTGCACAAAATGCGAATCTGCTGGAGGTGTTCAATACGGGTTCTGTCGTGTACATTGCCCCATTATCGCAGGTGAATTCGGGCGATACGGTACATTATGCTTCGCGGAAAGTACGGTGGACGGATTTTCAAGCAAGCCCAAGGTATACTTCGAAATTTGCGGCTGCAATTTTTCCGAGCATTGGATTGAACACCAGTTTTACGGTTAAAGACAAGAAAATTGTGGCCAATATACAGCCTTTGGTCTATATGATTCCGAGTCAATCTTGGGCCAAGCCCGGATCGAAAAACCCTGAAGCTTTGGATCACGAACAAATACATTTTGACATTGCCTATGTGGTGATGCAAAGGTTGATCGGACGTGTGAAAAAATTGGAAGCTCACAATGTAGACGATTTAAACAGCCAAATACAATATGAATATTTGCAAGCTTTTACGGAAATGAACCGTCTACAAAAGCAATACGATGCCGAATCGAATCATAATTTGAATAAAGGCGGACAGGCTGTTTGGAAAAGGAAAGTGGCCGATTGGCTGCGAGAATACGATCGGCTTATCCCTTAG
- a CDS encoding sterol desaturase family protein has protein sequence MIKYTLFELHFVYFGFEIRPDRHRKMESIAQYFDTIPSSHRSYILFGGLAFFLFLENVFPLVNLSYKKGNHLLKNIFFTLTTALVNLGMAFILLASSHWAIQNHFGILEWFSIDSLWLQALIGLLVLDLIGAYFIHWIQHKVKWMWKFHIIHHSDQYVDASTANRHHPGESVFRFVFTCLAVLVCGAPLWLILMYQSLSAIFSQFNHANLNVPKGLSKILGWVFVTPEIHRSHHHYVLPYTNSNYGNLFSIWDRLFGTYIPMKSTDIVFGVDTHMDPKENDRIGNLLKIPFEPYRPPSTKG, from the coding sequence GTGATAAAATATACTCTTTTTGAGCTACATTTTGTGTATTTTGGCTTTGAAATCAGACCCGACAGGCACAGGAAAATGGAAAGCATTGCTCAGTATTTTGACACGATTCCTTCTTCACACAGAAGCTATATTCTCTTCGGTGGACTCGCTTTTTTTCTCTTTCTCGAAAACGTGTTTCCTCTTGTAAACCTGAGCTATAAGAAGGGAAATCATCTGCTTAAAAATATCTTCTTCACACTCACCACGGCTTTGGTCAATTTGGGCATGGCCTTTATTCTTTTGGCAAGCTCCCATTGGGCTATACAAAACCATTTTGGCATTTTGGAATGGTTTTCAATCGATTCGCTTTGGCTTCAGGCCCTCATCGGTCTTTTGGTGCTCGACCTTATCGGGGCTTATTTTATTCACTGGATACAACACAAAGTAAAATGGATGTGGAAATTCCACATCATCCATCACTCCGATCAATATGTCGACGCCTCCACGGCCAATCGGCATCATCCCGGCGAATCTGTTTTTCGATTTGTCTTTACCTGTTTGGCCGTGCTTGTTTGCGGTGCTCCGCTCTGGCTTATTCTAATGTACCAAAGTCTTTCGGCCATATTTTCGCAATTCAATCATGCCAACTTAAATGTGCCCAAGGGCCTCAGCAAAATACTGGGTTGGGTTTTCGTCACACCCGAAATTCACCGTAGCCATCACCATTATGTACTCCCTTATACCAACTCGAATTACGGCAACCTCTTTTCAATCTGGGACCGCCTGTTTGGCACCTACATTCCCATGAAAAGCACAGACATTGTTTTTGGTGTAGACACGCACATGGATCCGAAAGAAAACGACCGTATTGGCAATTTGCTGAAGATTCCTTTCGAACCATACAGGCCACCAAGCACTAAGGGATAA
- a CDS encoding polysaccharide deacetylase family protein, translated as MLFRTPKLLQWYYPGLIWQKKAKKPTIYLTFDDGPIPDVTDFVLHTLAQFGARATFFCIGDNIRKHPEEFARILQAGHRVGNHTYNHLKGWETDDSAYLENITQCQKYLPENEQKTLLRPPYGRIKRSQIQALKEAYEIVMWTVLTQDYDQKLAAETCLSKSIAATKPNSIVVFHDSLKAEKNLRFVLPKFLAHFAEKGFHFESL; from the coding sequence ATGCTTTTCAGAACCCCAAAACTTTTGCAGTGGTATTATCCGGGCCTCATCTGGCAAAAAAAAGCAAAGAAACCCACTATTTATTTGACTTTCGACGACGGCCCTATTCCTGACGTTACGGATTTTGTTTTGCACACATTGGCACAATTCGGGGCACGAGCTACTTTCTTTTGCATAGGCGACAATATCCGTAAGCATCCCGAGGAGTTTGCACGCATTCTGCAAGCGGGTCATCGAGTGGGAAATCACACTTACAATCATTTAAAAGGCTGGGAAACAGACGATTCCGCGTATTTGGAAAATATCACCCAATGTCAAAAATACCTTCCCGAAAATGAGCAAAAAACTTTGCTGCGACCGCCTTACGGAAGAATAAAAAGAAGTCAAATTCAAGCCTTGAAAGAGGCCTACGAGATTGTCATGTGGACCGTGCTCACCCAAGATTACGATCAAAAGTTAGCGGCGGAAACTTGCCTTTCGAAATCCATAGCCGCCACAAAACCGAATTCGATTGTGGTTTTTCACGACAGCCTGAAGGCCGAAAAAAACCTTCGTTTCGTCTTGCCGAAATTTCTGGCCCATTTCGCCGAGAAAGGTTTTCATTTCGAAAGTCTTTAA
- a CDS encoding glycosyltransferase gives MSFILSIILLLYALFCLMLWLVWLLWKPFAHKPDNANEAFISVLIPIRNEEQYILRLLQALAAQSLAKEQFEVLVLDDESTDRSPEIVAQFAKNTELNLKYIALKEQDRSLSPKKRAISEGINQARGEIIVCTDGDCHMGKNWLREIVHFFGKPQVVFASAPVFFEAQQDGTILNKIWTGIQQIEFCSLIVSGAVSIRLQSPNMCSGANIAYRKSAFIAVDGFEGNLHVASGDDEFLMHKIKAHYPNGVHYLKSKDAIVYTQALATLGSFYQQRRRWASKWTSYEQVAPKLLAMFIFSSNLAFMLAIAFLNWPLLFLKVVPEALFLSSVRFFSRKKSLLVLLPFVQIIYPFYVVLFGLSSLQKKEYIWKNRKLK, from the coding sequence TTGAGTTTCATTCTTTCCATCATTCTTTTGCTATACGCCCTTTTCTGCCTGATGCTCTGGCTGGTTTGGCTGCTTTGGAAACCCTTTGCACACAAGCCTGACAATGCAAATGAGGCCTTTATCAGTGTGCTCATTCCTATTCGAAACGAAGAGCAATACATTCTTCGACTACTGCAAGCACTGGCGGCCCAAAGCCTTGCGAAAGAGCAATTCGAAGTCCTTGTTTTGGACGATGAAAGTACAGACCGCAGCCCCGAAATTGTGGCTCAGTTTGCAAAAAACACAGAGCTTAATCTTAAATACATTGCCCTAAAGGAACAGGACAGAAGCCTCTCTCCCAAGAAAAGGGCAATTTCTGAAGGAATCAATCAAGCCCGCGGCGAAATAATCGTTTGCACCGATGGCGATTGCCATATGGGCAAAAATTGGCTACGCGAAATCGTGCATTTTTTTGGTAAACCTCAGGTGGTTTTTGCAAGTGCCCCAGTCTTTTTCGAGGCACAGCAAGATGGCACAATCTTGAATAAAATCTGGACAGGCATTCAACAAATTGAATTTTGCAGCCTCATTGTTTCTGGAGCCGTTTCGATACGCCTGCAATCGCCAAACATGTGCAGTGGAGCCAATATTGCCTACCGCAAATCCGCCTTTATCGCCGTCGATGGATTTGAAGGCAACCTCCACGTAGCCAGTGGTGACGACGAATTTCTGATGCACAAAATAAAGGCCCATTACCCAAATGGTGTGCACTATTTAAAAAGCAAGGACGCCATAGTCTATACGCAAGCTTTGGCTACGCTCGGTAGCTTCTATCAACAAAGGAGACGCTGGGCGAGCAAATGGACAAGCTATGAGCAAGTGGCTCCGAAACTGCTGGCCATGTTCATATTTTCCAGCAATTTGGCCTTCATGCTCGCCATTGCTTTTCTCAATTGGCCTTTGTTATTCCTGAAAGTCGTTCCCGAAGCCCTCTTTCTTTCGAGTGTCCGCTTTTTCAGTAGAAAAAAGAGTCTTCTTGTGCTTCTGCCCTTTGTGCAAATCATCTACCCTTTTTACGTCGTACTTTTTGGTCTTAGTTCTTTGCAAAAGAAAGAGTACATTTGGAAAAACAGGAAATTGAAATAA
- the ruvC gene encoding crossover junction endodeoxyribonuclease RuvC, producing MEKNEKIILGVDPGTRIMGYGLIAVKGNELRVVQFGVIRLEKLGSHELKLKRIFERITHILEEYMPDEMAIEAPFYAKNVQSMLKLGRAQGVAMAAALSREVPIVEYLPKKVKQSVTGNGNASKEQVAYMLERLFNHKLEAKFADATDALGVAVCHYMHGKTKALTGNNSSQKGWAAFVSENKDRVKGGT from the coding sequence ATGGAAAAGAACGAAAAGATAATTTTGGGAGTGGATCCGGGCACACGTATAATGGGCTACGGTTTGATAGCGGTGAAAGGAAACGAACTGCGGGTGGTACAGTTTGGGGTTATCCGTTTGGAAAAATTGGGTTCGCACGAGTTGAAACTCAAACGAATTTTTGAGCGGATCACGCATATTCTTGAAGAGTATATGCCTGATGAAATGGCCATTGAAGCCCCCTTTTATGCCAAAAACGTGCAATCTATGCTCAAGCTTGGCCGGGCTCAAGGTGTGGCCATGGCAGCGGCTTTGTCACGCGAGGTGCCAATTGTGGAATACTTGCCCAAGAAAGTGAAGCAAAGCGTGACAGGAAACGGAAATGCCAGCAAAGAGCAGGTGGCCTATATGCTCGAACGCCTTTTCAATCATAAATTGGAAGCGAAATTTGCCGATGCTACAGATGCACTGGGTGTGGCGGTATGCCACTATATGCACGGCAAAACAAAAGCCTTGACGGGCAACAACAGTTCGCAGAAAGGTTGGGCCGCATTTGTCAGCGAGAACAAAGACCGCGTAAAGGGCGGAACCTGA
- the rpe gene encoding ribulose-phosphate 3-epimerase: MPIIAPSILAADFANLQKDIQLVNDSAADWFHIDVMDGVFVPNISFGMPVIKAISQLAKKPLDVHLMIVQPERYIEEFAKLGAEIISVHHEACTHLHRTVAQIKEAGCKAGVVLNPATPISVLEDILDDCDLILLMSVNPGFGGQKFIQRTIEKVKSLKAMIDARNLDTIIEVDGGVNDQTGKALVDAGANALVAGSYVFNQQDPAATIALLKNL; this comes from the coding sequence ATGCCCATAATTGCCCCATCAATATTAGCCGCCGATTTTGCCAATCTTCAAAAAGACATTCAACTGGTCAACGACTCGGCTGCCGACTGGTTTCATATTGATGTGATGGATGGTGTGTTTGTGCCCAACATTTCTTTTGGCATGCCCGTAATCAAGGCCATTTCGCAATTGGCCAAAAAGCCTTTGGATGTGCACTTGATGATCGTTCAGCCCGAACGATATATTGAGGAATTCGCAAAATTGGGAGCCGAAATCATTTCGGTGCATCATGAAGCCTGTACACACTTGCACCGCACGGTGGCTCAAATCAAAGAAGCGGGCTGCAAGGCAGGTGTTGTTTTGAACCCTGCCACACCCATCTCTGTATTGGAAGACATTTTGGACGATTGCGACCTCATTTTACTTATGTCGGTGAATCCAGGATTTGGCGGGCAAAAGTTTATTCAGCGTACAATCGAGAAGGTAAAAAGCCTTAAAGCCATGATCGACGCCCGCAATCTCGATACAATTATTGAAGTAGACGGCGGTGTAAACGATCAAACCGGAAAAGCCTTGGTTGATGCCGGAGCAAACGCTCTTGTGGCTGGAAGCTACGTGTTCAATCAGCAAGACCCTGCTGCCACAATCGCTTTACTTAAAAATTTGTAG
- a CDS encoding LytTR family DNA-binding domain-containing protein, giving the protein MKTCVDTEGTLCLLLAYGKIRVPVSSIAMIRGDGNYSKIYQTNGKEFLSSFTLGLFVRFLNPCRQFFLVNKGLVLNMDHVGRIVKKDCGLFAEMRNGERHPLSRRRSRKVLDYLQLHGIGIQMDTL; this is encoded by the coding sequence ATGAAAACTTGTGTCGATACCGAAGGAACTCTTTGCCTGTTGCTGGCTTATGGCAAAATTCGTGTGCCCGTGTCTTCGATTGCCATGATTCGGGGCGACGGAAATTATTCAAAAATATATCAAACGAACGGAAAGGAATTTCTGAGTTCGTTTACGCTGGGCCTTTTTGTCCGTTTTCTGAATCCATGCAGGCAGTTCTTTTTAGTAAATAAAGGTTTGGTATTGAACATGGATCACGTAGGGCGAATAGTGAAAAAAGATTGCGGGCTGTTTGCGGAAATGAGAAATGGAGAGCGGCACCCGCTTTCGAGGCGGAGAAGCCGGAAGGTGTTAGACTATCTTCAGTTGCACGGTATTGGTATCCAAATGGACACACTTTGA
- a CDS encoding LytTR family DNA-binding domain-containing protein, with protein MKTNTTPITATIPSLVFDYGRKRIPLNEISHLKSEFGNYTKVHLKREETILSAFTLKYYSEKLKNTKRFIQPRKGVVINKNEVDCLENTDDGLFVRMKSGIKFKVSRRKTVEFAQMFA; from the coding sequence ATGAAAACGAACACTACCCCAATTACTGCAACTATTCCCAGCCTGGTTTTCGACTACGGCCGAAAACGTATTCCCTTAAACGAAATCTCGCATTTGAAGAGTGAGTTCGGGAATTACACCAAAGTGCATTTGAAAAGAGAAGAGACAATCTTGTCGGCATTCACTTTGAAGTATTATTCAGAAAAGCTCAAAAACACCAAGCGTTTTATCCAGCCCAGAAAAGGCGTGGTGATCAACAAAAACGAAGTGGATTGTTTGGAGAATACCGACGACGGGCTTTTCGTGCGTATGAAATCCGGAATCAAATTCAAGGTGAGCCGAAGAAAAACCGTAGAATTTGCCCAGATGTTTGCTTAG